The segment CTTTACATAATGCTTCAAGGTCTGCTCCTACAAATCCGTGGGTTACTTCGGTTAGTTCGTCAAGGTTCACATCTTCATCAAGTGGCATGCGTCTGGTGTGTACTTCGAGGATCTCTTTTCTTTCATCTTTGTCCGGTACTCCGATTTCTATTTCTCTGTCGAATCTTCCAGGTCTTCTTAGTGCTTCATCGATTGCATCTGGTCTGTTGGTTGCACCGATAACTACCACTTCACCTCTGCTTTTTAGTCCATCCATTAATGTTAAAAGTTGTGCTACTGTTCTTCTTTCAACATCGCCTGTTACTTCTGCTCTTTTTGGTGCTATTGCATCTAGTTCATCAATGAATATGATTGATGGGCTGTTTTCTTCTGCTTCTTCGAATAATTCACGTAGTTGTTCTTCTGAACCTCCGACGTATTTGCTCATTATTTCAGGTCCGTTTATTACTATGAAATGTGCATTGGTTTCATTTGCCACTGCTTTTGCAAGTAATGTTTTACCTGTTCCTGGTGGTCCGTGTAGTAGTACTCCTTTTGGTGCGGATATTCCTAGTTGTTTGAATAGTTCTGGTCTTTTCAGTGGAATTTCAACCATTTCTCTGATTTTTTTGACTTCGTTTTCTAATCCACCGATGTCTTCGTATGATACGTCTATTAGGTTTTCTGCTCCTTCGAATTTGCTTGGATCTACTGGTTTGGTTTCCATTTCTATCTGTGTGGAGTCTGTGATTTTTACAGGACCTAATGGTTTTGTGTTAACTACGGCTAATTTTATTTCTCCAATGGATGCCATGTTGGACATCATTTGGTTGATAATTTCATCAAACATCATATTTGGTTTTGGTTGTGGTTTTCTTATGCCGGTTACTATGATGTCTCCTTTGTTTACGATTCTGTTTAGGAATACTCCGTTAAGGTTTCCCTGTATTGCAATTTCCTGGTCTACTGGTGCAAGTTTTACTTTTTTGGCTTCTTTGATTTGTGCTGGTCTTATTGTTACTTCTTCACCTATGCTTGTTCCCGCATTTCGTCTGATGTAGCTGTCTATTCTTAGTATTCCTAGACTTATGTCTGATTTGGATTCCATTACACTTGCTGTTGTGATTTTGTTTCCTTCTATTTCTATAACATCTCCATCTTTAAGGTTTAGTTCTTCCATGCATTTTGGGTCTAGCCTTGCTACAGAACGACCTATGTCTGATTGTGAAAATGCTTCTGCTACTTTTAATTTTAATTCATTTTCCATAGTTTTTCCTCCTTTTTAATTTTATGAATAATTATTATGAATTTGATTATTTAGCTGTTTTTTTGATAATTTATTTCAGCTAATATTTTTGATTTCTTTTATTTACTTTTTGTAATTATAAGTTTATATCTTTTAGTATATAAAGGTTACTAAAATATGAAAATTAATAAAAAAATTTATTTTCTAAAAATACGCTATGAAAAAAAGTATAAATCTATAAATAAAAAGAAAGGACCTTAATAAATTCTAAAAAAATTAATAAAAAATATATGGATAAAAAGAAAATGAATGAATAGTTGCCGGGTAAAATTAGGCTTTATCTAATTTTTCCACCTATACCTCTAAGATATTTTTCAACAATGGTCTTGTCTTTT is part of the Methanosphaera sp. BMS genome and harbors:
- a CDS encoding CDC48 family AAA ATPase, whose product is MENELKLKVAEAFSQSDIGRSVARLDPKCMEELNLKDGDVIEIEGNKITTASVMESKSDISLGILRIDSYIRRNAGTSIGEEVTIRPAQIKEAKKVKLAPVDQEIAIQGNLNGVFLNRIVNKGDIIVTGIRKPQPKPNMMFDEIINQMMSNMASIGEIKLAVVNTKPLGPVKITDSTQIEMETKPVDPSKFEGAENLIDVSYEDIGGLENEVKKIREMVEIPLKRPELFKQLGISAPKGVLLHGPPGTGKTLLAKAVANETNAHFIVINGPEIMSKYVGGSEEQLRELFEEAEENSPSIIFIDELDAIAPKRAEVTGDVERRTVAQLLTLMDGLKSRGEVVVIGATNRPDAIDEALRRPGRFDREIEIGVPDKDERKEILEVHTRRMPLDEDVNLDELTEVTHGFVGADLEALCKEAAMRVLRRILPEVQTDKEVPQEVLEKMVLHKSDFKDALKEIQPSALREVLVQIPDVTWEDVGGLESAKQELKEAVEWPLKNPEKFKKFGISPPKGVILTGSPGTGKTLLAKAVANESDANFISVKGPELLSKWVGDSEKGIREVFRKARQTAPTVIFFDEIDSIASTRGLNSDSGVTQRVVNQLLTEMDGMEELHDISVIAATNRVDIIDPALLRPGRFDRHVEVGLPDLESRIAIFKVHTKDIPLASDVDIEQLAKKTEGYVGADIEAVCREAVMLTLREDMDAEEVYMSEFNKAMEKVKPKKDQELVSYS